In Trifolium pratense cultivar HEN17-A07 linkage group LG7, ARS_RC_1.1, whole genome shotgun sequence, a genomic segment contains:
- the LOC123896219 gene encoding uncharacterized protein LOC123896219 — protein sequence MNRKKTPISSLTRNQLYSPSPNLSFGRNLTKNELGGVVFGCKNMTINECLNKQLFGLPAAHYSYVKNIHPGLPLFLFNYSDRTLHGIFEAAGDGRMYIDRYAWTNDGSDVTQFPAQVRIRLQLHCRPLTEEKFKHIIAENYYMHNHFWFELDHGQTSRLIALLRPLAITPAKSAKPSPFAPANSGPANYVPQNTNRATVFRPLPSHDPSWKSKTFKMLESELEEHHSTRSSMISGSNDSDLLDECFKPLDTLDTRSTDKEEAAPNEKDLAWMKLKELAVARENQNLSWDNNVTDTPYADGNLSEEKHSEDKEENPSSPLQKEESSSYPSEKEENSSSPFEHQFDIAQLVQEIKALADFKTTQAEKNNYLEQKLIEAELQIQLLKDRCALLESTHDIPPTNVEEKVISPTAELHLDAKDSFYLIGGSYGESSIADMDMCCTSQNVIKSLKPMNCLRSYASVVEFNGQIYVFGGGDDRVWFDSVESYNPISDNWTLCPSMNRKKGSLSGAALNDKIFAVGGGNGLESFSDVEMLDFDIGRWIPTRSMLDKRFTLAAVELNGAIYATGGYDGNYYLNSAERFDPREHAWSKIANMNTNRGCHAMVVLNEKLYTLGGFDGETMVSSVEVFDPRLEKWMVEEATMNHARGYFAAATVKDSIYVIGGVNGCQTMVDTVENYEEGKGWKEVYTSPNMKRSFMSAIACSH from the exons ATGAATAGGAAGAAAACACCAATTTCTTCTTTGACTAGGAATCAGCTTTATTCTCCTAGTCCAAATCTATCCTTTGGAAGgaatttgacaaaaaatgagCTTGGTGGTGTCGTATTTGGTTGCAAGAATATGACGATTAACGAATGTTTAAACAAACAACTATTTG GCTTACCTGCTGCACACTACTCCTATGTGAAGAATATTCATCCTGGGCTGCCTCTCTTCCTGTTTAACTATAGTGACAGGACGCTTCATGGAATTTTTGAGGCGGCGGGTGATGGAAGAATGTATATCGACCGCTATGCATGGACCAATGACGGTTCAGATGTAACACAGTTTCCGGCTCAG GTGCGGATTCGACTGCAATTACACTGCCGGCCACTAACTGAAGAAAAGTTTAAACATATAATTGCCGAGAACTACTACATGCATAACCATTTCTGGTTTGAACTCGACCATGGACAAACAAGCCGGCTGATTGCCTTATTGAGACCCTTGGCAATCACCCCTGCTAAGTCTGCCAAACCCTCGCCATTTGCCCCTGCTAATTCTGGGCCTGCTAATTATGTTCCGCAGAATACAAATCGAGCAACTGTATTCCGACCTCTTCCATCGCATGATCCTTCTTGGAAATCTAAAACCTTTAAAATGCTTGAATCAGAGTTAGAGGAGCATCATTCTACCCGCTCAAGTATGATATCAGGTTCCAATGACAGTGATTTATTAGATGAATGCTTTAAGCCATTGGATACCTTGGATACCCGTTCAACTGATAAGGAGGAAGCAGCACCAAATGAGAAGGACCTCGCATGGATGAAACTAAAGGAATTGGCTGTTGCTCGTGAAAATCAGAATCTAAGTTGGGATAACAATGTAACTGATACTCCTTATGCGGATGGGAATTTGTCTGAAGAAAAGCATTCAGAGGACAAGGAAGAGAATCCTAGTTCTCCATTACAGAAGGAGGAGAGTTCCAGCTATCCATCTGAGAAGGAGGAGAATTCTAGCTCTCCATTTGAGCATCAATTCGACATAGCTCAG TTGGTGCAAGAGATAAAAGCACTGGCGGATTTCAAAACAACGCAagctgaaaaaaataattacctGGAGCAAAAGCTG ATAGAGGCAGAATTGCAAATTCAGCTTCTGAAAGACCGTTGTGCACTGTTGGAATCTACACATGATATTCCTCCGACAAATGTTGAGGAGAAAGTAATCAGTCCAACTGCTGAGCTGCATTTAGATGCCAaagattcattttatttaataggCGGCTCATATGGAGAATCATCTATAGCAGACATGGATATGTGTTGTACTTCTCAGAATGTGATCAAATCTCTCAAGCCTATGAACTGTCTCCGATCATATGCTTCAGTTGTAGAGTTCAATGGTCAGATTTATGTTTTCGGTGGTGGAGATGACCGTGTTTGGTTTGACTCAG TCGAATCATACAACCCAATTTCTGATAACTGGACCTTGTGTCCCTCTATGAACCGAAAGAAAGGGAGCTTGTCTGGTGCTGCTTTGAACGATAAAATATTTGCTGTTGGAGGTGGCAATGGTCTTGAGTCCTTCTCAGACGTCGAGATGCTTGATTTTGACATTGGGCGGTGGATCCCCACACGTTCAATGCTAGACAAG AGATTTACTCTTGCGGCAGTGGAACTCAATGGTGCAATTTACGCTACTGGTGGATATGATGGAAATTACTatttaaa TTCCGCAGAAAGATTTGATCCTAGGGAACATGCTTGGTCCAAAATAGCAAACATGAATACAAACCGGGGCTGTCATGCAATGGTTGTTCTAaatgaaaaatt GTACACATTAGGAGGATTTGATGGAGAAACAATGGTTTCAAGTGTTGAGGTCTTTGATCCTCGTCTCGAGAAATGGATGGTGGAGGAAGCAACAATGAATCATGCTAGGGGGTATTTTGCTGCTGCAACGGTCAAAGATTCCATCTATGTGATTGGAGGTGTTAATGGTTGTCAGACTATGGTAGATACT GTTGAGAATTATGAGGAAGGTAAAGGATGGAAGGAAGTTTATACATCGCCAAATATGAAGAGGTCTTTCATGTCAGCTATTGCCTGCAGTCATTAA